CCCAATGATAGAATAGTTCAAAAGCGTTAATCTCTTGGCAACAATGCTGCCAAACATATTGTTGACTCCAAGATTATTCACGACAATAATCCATTTGAATCACATGGAAGCAACCCAACTAAGTGCCTGGTTTAAGGTTACCATTGATCATCTCACCTAGTTATAGTCGGGTGTTTCTTGGGATGATCTATCCTTAAAGCCATTGCACATCCCCATTCTCTAACCAGTCCTCGAATACTTCACCAGTCTTAATTCTCAACAGAGGAGATAACCAAGCAAAGCTTCCTAAATAACAAAAGCTTATTCATAGTTTGGTCAGCACAAATTGTTAGGACTGATCCTATTTATAAACATCGAAATCATCTAATGAATCTGTTCTCATTTTTTCCACTCAAGCATCAGCAAGCAACAGCAGTCTGAATGCAATGCCCAAACTTGATCCTTATCCGGCCTCGCCATGGAATTCTGAGTCTCAATATGGAGGAAACAATCACTGCCACTCGCCATCAAACGCCACACCTTCTACATGTTGGGGGAAGACTGTAGGGCCATTCAGAAACCGTAAGAGCTATGATATTAGCACTCAAGAAAGCATACATCAGTTGACTCAAAAAGCAGAGGCTACATACTACGATGAGCGTTCTGATTCATACTACCGTGGAATATTGGAGTTGGAGTCTGTGATTAATCTTAGACGCAAATCCACAGGGTGTAGTAGTCCCGGAAGGGATAGCCATTACACAGCTACAACTGCAACTTCTGGGGCAACTAGTCTCTTCCTTAGAATATGGGGCCATTCTTGCTTCCACAGTAGAGAAAGTTTATTTCCTTCCTCAATTGGTCAGAAGCCCTTACGAAGGAGAGAATCAGCAGAACCATCATTAACaaatgagaagaagaagaagctggaTGTCGATTTGATGAAAGATGATACGTCCCCAAACGAGAAGTCACTGAAAGAGAAAGCACCAGCTGTAGTTGAACAGATACCAACTATGatgatttttaaggaaaaagtGGGGCAAAAATTCAAATGGGCGGATAGATATCAACCAAGGACTCTGACCGACTTTATCTGCCATCGGGACAAAGCCCACATGCTTCGTTGTTTGGTAAGACAAACATTACTTAATTTCCATACTACAAAATATAGATAATTTCTCTAGGTAACTTCATATTGGTACATACAGAGCGCTCTCAATGGATCAAGAACTTAAATCTAGACAGTGCTCTGATGTTTTATGGCTGCAAACCAACTAAACAGTAAAATTGGAAAAGGGAATTAATAATTGCTTTAAATCAACCAggctcaaaaagaaaaaggatacaTTGACCTTCAAGAACACACTGGGAACCTCAACTTCATGATTAGTACTTGGCACAACTGGTCCTTTTCCCTGCAATTTTCTTCCCACTACAGTCTAGTCTGGATCCTgggaaattataaaatatcctTAGACAAACAGGTAGGGAAAACTGGCTTTTTTAACTGCTTATTTAGGTTTTTGGTGAATCCTCAGGTGAGAAGCGGACAATCTGATCACTTCATATTTGAAGGAGCTCCAGGAGTAGGAAAGAGAACCATGGCCAGGGCATTGCTTGGAGAAGTGTTTGGAACTCACAGACTAGAAGTAAGCTGCAAATTCCAGTTGGAATGCTAGtggtattgtttttctttgttttctggATTTAATAATGGTCACTTAATTACGTTTTTCAGACAACGGAGGCACTCAAGGATTTCAACTTGGAGGTTAAGTACCAATGAACCAATTGGTTAACTAGTTAACTGGAAGCAACTTGTAGAGAATAGACTCCTTATATCCTCTTGAAATTTCTAAATGCCCAATTTTAACTGCCGTCTTTGTACTTAAACCCAAGAATACAGTCTCAACTTCCATATACAATAATATCCCATTTTCAACTTCTTTCCAAAGGTGTTGCTGGTCCTTCACTAGTTTATAATGTCATTTTTCCACAAAACTTCTTACCCGAATTTTGTTGTTGGTATTGGTTCACTTTGAGACTCATCATTTTCTAAGTACATATATAAAGGTTATACATATTCATAGCTAGAATGTATAACAGGAAGGTCCAAGTTCCAGCATccaaataaatgtgaaaatatcGGCACACCACATAGAGGTCAATCTATCAGAATTACAAGAACTCGATGCAGCACATGTTGTCATGGAACTGATTAAGGAGTCATCTGCAATCGCATTGAACCAAAAGCAGTCGCAGTGTGACAACACAAGTAGCAATCGAGGTATACATGTCTTATTCTTTAATCCTTCATCACATGGTAATTTAAGAGGTCatggaaatttaatttaaaatgttttaatttttcttgttaCACTTTGCAGCAATTATTCTCTGTGGGGCTGAGAAACTGTCTGAGGGTGATCAACTCCTTATCAGAGACCATCTACAGACTTATAGAGGCCATTTCAAGGTCTACTTCTGCTATTCTGGGACTTCAATGCTTCAACATCTCAAGTCCCTTTGCACTGTTATTCAAATTCCAACACCATCCAAGGAGGAGGTCATTAGTTGCCATTGCTCATTGTTGAGGGTCGACTGATTCAGTGCACTAGGTTCTGATGTGATGCCTTTTTCTATTCTTCAGATAGTTGAAGTGTTGGAGTTCATTGCTAAACATGAAGCAATAGAGTTGCCTCCCAGATTGGCTGAGAATATGGCAGAGAAGGCCAAGCATAGCGTTCGACAAGCTATACGCTCCTTTGAGGCCACTTGGAAACTGAAGTAAGAAAATCAAGTGGCAAATACGAATTTAAATATCggtttcttcatttttaaaagttcTTTCTATTGAAATCCTTTTTAGTCACTCTATTCTGGCTTCTCAAGCTGTAAACGCAACAAGGTATACAGTTCCTTtccctaaatttaatattaagacAAGGAAAATGTTAGATTATGCATTTCAATTGGTCATTGCTATACTTGCAGTTACCCCTTCAAGGAAGATCAGGAGCCTATAACTGGCTGGGAAGAAGAATTTGCAGAGATTGCTAAAAAAGTCATTGCGGAGCAAAGTGCAAAACAGTATGCAGTTTCTGATCATTTGATATCACTTAATCATTGAAGCTAGCACCACAAGACTTTTGAACATCCTTCAACATCCAATTCTCATAGTCAATGCTGATTAATGATACTAAAAATCATTTCAATTTGCTTTGTAGAACAAAGTATTGAGAGAAGCATTGTTCAAATACATAAAAAGTTTTGAGTGTTCCACACTGATTTAAAACCAAGTAGCTAGCTGTTGCCCTAAAGAGTTACGTAACCTTCAAGAAAAGCAGCAATTTCCAACTAAGTTCCAGATTTAAAACCAAATTGTGGGACCTTAATTGTGAACATAAGTTTATTGATACTCATCATATTGATATATTTTCTGCaatgtatttaaaatatttgcgCTCTCGCTGAATTAAGACAGTATACTATATCCTTAAGTTTAGATTATTTCATTGAGTTGTTGGCTTAGACCAAATTCATGCTCTGCATTCATGAGAGTTGCTTAATCCCATAATTACTTCACCAAGTTCACACTCCATTTATGATTTCTTTACACAGATGGTACAATATTaaagaaaagattaaaaacttGATAGCTCACAATGTCCCGTCTGAGATCATTTTCAAGGTAAAGGCTTTCCACCCCAAATTCAGCTGTCTTTTTGGTTAAATTATTCTGCAATCATTAGTAAGCATGCTTGCTGTTCTGCAGAATTTGGTTGGAGAATTGAAGAAGCTTTTGGATGATAAACTGCCATCGACAATCAGTGATTTGTGTAAGGTACAGGGAGTAATGGGTCTATGGAGCTCATTATGTTGTAGTCCACTTTTGAATTTTAACTATGCATGAAGTCCAGTATAATCTAACACTTAGACGAGGCTGTTGCATTCAAAATCAGGATGCAGGTTACTATGATGGCCAGAACTTGAGCAATGGAAATGCCATATCAGGAGGAAGGATTGAAGGTACTTAGATCTTCTTCTTGTGATAAATCAATACTTGAAGCGTGCCTATTTAAAGGCGAGCATGAAGTACACTCATGTCCATATACATATATTGACACacatgctctctctctctctctctctgtctcagTCATTCActcaaacacacacacacacatacaaacACAAGTATATAGTATCTCATTTTCAATCAAATGTGGTTCATAAGAGTGTCTTTGCATGTTCTTTCTTAATAGTCTCTTAACATTTCTTAAAGTACTTGATTGGCAGAATTTGTAGCGAAGTTCATGAGTGCCTACCAGAAGCAAATTTGAGGGCTGGATATTTATTGAGGATGTGTTGATCAAACTAGACCAAGACAACAAAATTCTTTGGTGCCCTTAATTTGAATGATTTATGACAAATATTGTTGAGCAAAATGCCTTAGTAGCTACAAACATGCTGGAAGACGTGTGAAAgttatttttgaattgaggaagCTTAGGAATCTGTTAAGAAGGCTGCTGAGGTGTAAAGAGATGCTGAAATTGAGGCTGCAACCATAAACAACTTAGTCAATGAAGCTGATAGAGTTTCATGGAGCTGTTATGCTGCTATTGTTATTTTATAGGAAATAGCTGTTAGTTCCAGCTATTTTTGCTgcttttctattgtttttttgttgCAAACTTGTGTATAAATGTTGCATTGATCATTCAATAAAAGTAGACATTTTCGTTGTCTCATATACAACTTTTGGTTGTTGCTTCCAGCATTTCTAGTGTAAcgcccaagttttttttttaggggcaatttaggaaaatattaataataattaattaattattttaataaaat
This DNA window, taken from Vitis vinifera cultivar Pinot Noir 40024 chromosome 2, ASM3070453v1, encodes the following:
- the LOC104882319 gene encoding replication factor C subunit 3; this encodes MPKLDPYPASPWNSESQYGGNNHCHSPSNATPSTCWGKTVGPFRNRKSYDISTQESIHQLTQKAEATYYDERSDSYYRGILELESVINLRRKSTGCSSPGRDSHYTATTATSGATSLFLRIWGHSCFHSRESLFPSSIGQKPLRRRESAEPSLTNEKKKKLDVDLMKDDTSPNEKSLKEKAPAVVEQIPTMMIFKEKVGQKFKWADRYQPRTLTDFICHRDKAHMLRCLVRSGQSDHFIFEGAPGVGKRTMARALLGEVFGTHRLETTEALKDFNLEEGPSSSIQINVKISAHHIEVNLSELQELDAAHVVMELIKESSAIALNQKQSQCDNTSSNRAIILCGAEKLSEGDQLLIRDHLQTYRGHFKVYFCYSGTSMLQHLKSLCTVIQIPTPSKEEIVEVLEFIAKHEAIELPPRLAENMAEKAKHSVRQAIRSFEATWKLNYPFKEDQEPITGWEEEFAEIAKKVIAEQSAKQWYNIKEKIKNLIAHNVPSEIIFKNLVGELKKLLDDKLPSTISDLCKDAGYYDGQNLSNGNAISGGRIEEFVAKFMSAYQKQI